The Paenibacillus spongiae nucleotide sequence GAATCCGACGAGCATGAAGAAGGCATCGTCATTGAAGAAATGCAGAAGGGTTATATGCTGAAGGATAAAGTGCTGCGCCCTGCAATGGTGAAAGTAAGCGGCTAATCCGAGCCTGATCATAGAAGGACAATTAAGGAGGAACTGACAATGAGCAAAGTTATCGGTATTGACTTGGGTACGACAAACTCCTGCGTAGCAGTTATGGAAGGCGGCGAAGCCGTCGTTATTCCGAATCCGGAGGGCAACCGCACGACGCCTTCGATCGTAGGTTTCAAGAAAGACGGCGAGCGGATCGTCGGCGAATCGGCTAAGCGCCAAGCGATCACCAACCCTGACCGTACGATTAGCTCCATTAAGCGCCATATGGGCACGAATCATAAAGAAACCATTGACGGCAAAGATTTTTCGCCGCAAGAAATTTCCGCTATCATTCTGCAAAAGCTGAAATCCGATGCGGAAGCTTATCTCGGTCAATCGGTGACGCAAGCCGTTATTACGGTACCGGCTTATTTCAATGACAGCCAGCGTCAAGCGACGAAGGACGCAGGCAAAATCGCCGGTCTTGAAGTTCTGCGTATCGTAAACGAGCCAACCGCAGCGGCACTCGCTTACGGTCTTGAGAAATCCGAAGACCAGACGATTCTGGTTTATGACCTCGGCGGCGGCACGTTCGACGTATCGATTCTTGAGCTGGGCGACGGCTTCTTCGAAGTTAAGGCGACGAGCGGCGACAACCGTCTCGGCGGCGACGATTTCGACCAAGTGATCATCGATTACATGGCAGCTGAATTCAAGAAAGAGCACGGCATCGATCTGTCGAAGGACAAAGGAGCCGTTCAACGTCTGAAGGACGCGGCTGAGAAAGCGAAGAAAGAGCTGTCGGGCGTCATGACGACGACGATCTCCCTTCCGTTCATCACGATGGTAGACGGCGTTCCTCAGCACTTGGAGATGAACCTGACCCGCGCGAAATTCGAGGAGCTGTCCGCAGAGCTCGTTGAGCGTACGCTCGGACCTACTCGTCAAGCGCTTAGCGATGCGGGTATGTCAGCTGCCGATTTGAACAAAATCGTCTTGGTCGGCGGTTCCACTCGTATTCCGGCCGTACAAGAAGCGATCAAGAAGCTGACGGGCAAAGAGCCTCATAAAGGCGTTAACCCGGACGAAGTCGTTGCACTGGGCGCCGCTGTTCAAGCGGGCGTACTGACCGGCGACGTGAAAGACGTCGTTCTGCTTGACGTAACGCCATTGTCGCTTGGTATCGAGACGGCCGGCGGCGTGTTTACAAAGATGATCGACCGCAACACGACTATCCCGACCAGCAAATCGCAAGTATACTCGACTTATGCGGACAACCAGCCTAGCGTTGAAATTCATGTCCTGCAGGGCGAGCGCCAGATGGCGGCAGGCAACAAGACGCTTGGACGCTTCACGCTTGGCGATATTCCTTTGGCGCCGCGCGGCGTACCGCAAATCGAAGTTACCTTCGATATCGATGCGAACGGCATCGTGAATGTATCGGCGCTTGATAAAGGCACAGGCAAGAGCCAGAAGATTACGATTACGTCCTCGAGCGGTCTGTCCGACGAAGAGATCGAGCGCATGATGAAGGACGCGGAGCTTAATGCGGAAGAAGACCGTAAGCGCCGCGAGCTCGTTGAAGCGAAGAATAGCGCCGACCAGCTGGTCTACTCCGTAGACAAAACGATCAAGGACCTGGGCGACAAGGTCGATGCCGGCGAGATCGACAAAGCGAACGAAGCGAAGGAAAAAGTGAAAAAAGCGCTCGAGAGCGATAACCTGGAAGAAATCAATGCGGCAACCGAAGAGCTGACGCAAATCGTTCAGCAATTGTCTGTGAAGCTCTACGAGCAAGCTCAAGCTGAGCAAGGTGCCGAAGGCGCAGGAGCTGAGGGCGGCGAAGCGAAGGGCAAAGATAATGTCGTGGACGCAGATTACGAGGTTGTAGACGACAAGAAATAAGTTCGCGTGCGCAAACGGTGCGCCGTCCGAAAAATAAGGGCGGCGCAGCCGTTTTTCGTGTGTCTAGGCATAGGATGCAAGAGAGTTACAGGGGGCGAGAGCCCTTCCCTGCTTGAGGGGAGGGGGTTTACTAGGAGACGGGGTGACGGATTTGGCTGATAAGCGGGATTATTACGAAGTGCTTGGCGTCGGAAAGGATGCCTCCGACGAAGAGATGAAGAAGGCGTACCGGAAGCTGGCGCGCCAATACCATCCGGACGTGAACAAAGCGCCGGATGCGGAAGAGAAATTCAAAGAAGTGAAGGAAGCCTACGATGTCCTTAGCGACGAGGGCAAAAGGGAAACATACGACCGTTACGGCCACGTAGATCCGAACATGGGCGCCGGTGCAGGCGGCGCGGATTTCGGAGGCTTCGGCGATATTTTCGATATGTTCTTCGGAGGCAACGGCGGACGCCGCGATCCGAACGCACCGCAGCGCGGCAATGATTTGCAGTATACGATGACCATAGAATTCAAGGAAGCGGTATTCGGCAAAGAAACCGAAGTTACGATTCCTCGCACGGAAACATGCGATACGTGTACCGGTTCGGGCGCGAAGCCCGGCACGAAGCCGGAGACTTGCTCGGTATGCCGCGGCACCGGCCAGCAGGAGGTCGTGCAGAACACGCCGTTCGGCCGCATGGTCAACCGCCGCGCGTGCTCGAATTGCAGCGGTACGGGCCGTATCATCAAGGAGAAATGCGGAACCTGTCATGGCGCGGGCAAAGTGAAGCGTCAGCGCAAGCTGAACGTGCGCATCCCGGCGGGCGTGGACGATGGCGCGCAAATCCGTCTGAGCGGCGAAGGCGAAGCCGGACTGCGCGGAGGACCGTCTGGCGACCTCTATATCGTCATCCGCGTGAAGTCGCATGAATTCTTCGAGCGCGAAGGCGATGATATCTACTGCGAAGTGCCGCTTACTTTCGTACAGGCGGCATTAGGCGATGAGATTGAGATTCCGACGCTTAACGAGAAGGTGAAGCTGAAAATTCCGGCAGGCACCCAGACCGGAACGTACTTCCGCTTGAAGGGCAAGGGCGTGCCGCGTCTTCGCGGCTATGGGCAGGGCGACCAGCATGTCAAGGTGACGCTTGTGACGCCGACCAGCCTTTCGGAGGATCAGAAGGATCTGCTCCGTCAGTTTGCCGGCATTACCGGAGAGTCTGCCCAGGAGCATCACAATTCCATTTTTGAACGGATGAAAAAGGCGTTTCGCGGCGATTAGGGAATAAGGCATACTTTTATAACCCAAGGAACATCCTATCCATTGTGTCTACTTGAATCGGACGACTTAAGGAGGATGTACCATGGAACATAAAAGTCTGGAAGACAAAAACTTGTTTAACTTGCCAATCGGAAAAAACGAAGACGTCGAATTCTCGGAAGCATTAGCCGATGAGGATGATAAGGAAGCACAGCGCCGAGCGTTCGAAGCGGATGCGCGCGCAGAGCGCGAGTAGGGAGGGCGCGGCCGATGACGGTTGAAATTCATGCGACCTTCCCGGGCGGCGCGGGTGCCAGAGAAGCGGAGTTAAAGCTTCAAGCGCTCCGTGCCGTTCGCGTCACCGATGGCGGCGATGGCTCCTTGACGATCACGGTCGGCGACGACATGATCGATCGTGCGCTGCACCTGATTGAGCAAACAGGCGGTATGCCGGATACGCATTAACGTACGCATCGTTCGGGGAGCTTTGGCAGCGATTGTGCTGCCAAAGCTCCTTTTTTGTGTGCGGACAGCTTCTGGTGTAAAATAGATGCAGTGAATACAGGCGCTTGCGCCGTTATCCTAAGAAACCGGCTTAGCTTTGAATCAGCAGAAGCCATTTATAATCGATAGGGAGGCTATTGAACGTGAAGTGGCATGAGATCACGATTGAAACAATGGAAGAAGCAACGGAGATGATTTCGAACTTCTTGCATGAAATGGGAGCCGGAGGCGTATCTATTGAAGAATCGGGGACATTGAACAAGCCCCGGGACACATCGCTCGGCCAATGGTACGACCACCCCTTGAACGATATTCCGGAAGGGCATGCCATTATTAAAGGGTATTTTGCCGAAGGTACGGATGCTAAAGCGGTCATGGACGCCATACGTCCGCGCATCGAGGAGCTGCGGGACTATGATATCGACCCGGGCGATTATACGATGGCCAGCATCGTTGTAGACGACGAGGATTGGGCCAATGCCTGGAAGCAGTACTTCAAGCCGATTCGGGTGTCGGAACGGCTTACGATCAAGCCGACATGGGAAGACTACACGGCTTCCCCGGAGGAACGCATCATCGAGCTTGATCCGGGAATGGCATTCGGAACCGGAACGCATCCGACGACCGCATTATGCTTGCGCACGCTG carries:
- the dnaK gene encoding molecular chaperone DnaK — encoded protein: MSKVIGIDLGTTNSCVAVMEGGEAVVIPNPEGNRTTPSIVGFKKDGERIVGESAKRQAITNPDRTISSIKRHMGTNHKETIDGKDFSPQEISAIILQKLKSDAEAYLGQSVTQAVITVPAYFNDSQRQATKDAGKIAGLEVLRIVNEPTAAALAYGLEKSEDQTILVYDLGGGTFDVSILELGDGFFEVKATSGDNRLGGDDFDQVIIDYMAAEFKKEHGIDLSKDKGAVQRLKDAAEKAKKELSGVMTTTISLPFITMVDGVPQHLEMNLTRAKFEELSAELVERTLGPTRQALSDAGMSAADLNKIVLVGGSTRIPAVQEAIKKLTGKEPHKGVNPDEVVALGAAVQAGVLTGDVKDVVLLDVTPLSLGIETAGGVFTKMIDRNTTIPTSKSQVYSTYADNQPSVEIHVLQGERQMAAGNKTLGRFTLGDIPLAPRGVPQIEVTFDIDANGIVNVSALDKGTGKSQKITITSSSGLSDEEIERMMKDAELNAEEDRKRRELVEAKNSADQLVYSVDKTIKDLGDKVDAGEIDKANEAKEKVKKALESDNLEEINAATEELTQIVQQLSVKLYEQAQAEQGAEGAGAEGGEAKGKDNVVDADYEVVDDKK
- the dnaJ gene encoding molecular chaperone DnaJ is translated as MADKRDYYEVLGVGKDASDEEMKKAYRKLARQYHPDVNKAPDAEEKFKEVKEAYDVLSDEGKRETYDRYGHVDPNMGAGAGGADFGGFGDIFDMFFGGNGGRRDPNAPQRGNDLQYTMTIEFKEAVFGKETEVTIPRTETCDTCTGSGAKPGTKPETCSVCRGTGQQEVVQNTPFGRMVNRRACSNCSGTGRIIKEKCGTCHGAGKVKRQRKLNVRIPAGVDDGAQIRLSGEGEAGLRGGPSGDLYIVIRVKSHEFFEREGDDIYCEVPLTFVQAALGDEIEIPTLNEKVKLKIPAGTQTGTYFRLKGKGVPRLRGYGQGDQHVKVTLVTPTSLSEDQKDLLRQFAGITGESAQEHHNSIFERMKKAFRGD
- a CDS encoding YfhD family protein → MEHKSLEDKNLFNLPIGKNEDVEFSEALADEDDKEAQRRAFEADARAERE
- the prmA gene encoding 50S ribosomal protein L11 methyltransferase, which codes for MKWHEITIETMEEATEMISNFLHEMGAGGVSIEESGTLNKPRDTSLGQWYDHPLNDIPEGHAIIKGYFAEGTDAKAVMDAIRPRIEELRDYDIDPGDYTMASIVVDDEDWANAWKQYFKPIRVSERLTIKPTWEDYTASPEERIIELDPGMAFGTGTHPTTALCLRTLESVIRGGEEVIDVGTGSGILAIGAVKLGAERVLALDLDPVAVSSAKENAKLNGLLNERIQVQLSDLLGVLQGHASNNEPINVSVPVDLVVANILAEIILLFIDDVYAALKPGGIYIASGIYKNKEDDVKKGLTDAGFMIVDAQRDQDWIAFVARKPE